A stretch of Cyanobacterium sp. HL-69 DNA encodes these proteins:
- the btpA gene encoding thyalkoid membrane stabilization protein BtpA — translation MITEQIFGKKNPIIGVVHLLPLPTSARWGGDLEAVMERAEQEATALAAGGVDGIIIENFFDAPFTKDKVDPAVVSAMTLIVDRIMNLVMLPIGLNVLRNDAMTALAIASCVGAKFIRVNVYTGVMATDQGLIEGKAHDIQRYRRELGQDIAIFADVLVKHARPLGSPNLTNAVKDTIERGLADAVILSGWATGLPPNLEDLELAQQAANGTPVLIGSGADIDNISELMGSADGVIVASSIKRKGDINETIDPTRVSQFVEAAGEVVEKKPEKVKEMRS, via the coding sequence ATGATCACTGAACAAATATTTGGCAAAAAAAATCCCATCATCGGAGTAGTACATCTATTACCTTTGCCTACTTCTGCCCGATGGGGGGGAGACTTAGAAGCCGTCATGGAAAGGGCAGAGCAAGAGGCCACGGCTTTGGCTGCTGGGGGTGTTGATGGTATTATTATTGAAAATTTTTTTGATGCTCCTTTTACTAAAGATAAAGTAGATCCTGCGGTGGTAAGCGCCATGACGCTTATAGTTGACCGCATTATGAATTTGGTTATGTTGCCCATCGGGTTGAATGTTTTGCGTAATGATGCCATGACCGCATTGGCGATCGCCTCTTGTGTGGGAGCAAAATTTATCCGAGTCAATGTCTATACAGGAGTAATGGCTACAGACCAAGGGTTGATAGAGGGTAAAGCCCACGACATTCAACGCTACCGCCGAGAATTGGGGCAGGATATAGCCATTTTTGCTGATGTGTTGGTAAAACACGCCCGTCCTTTAGGTAGTCCTAATTTAACCAACGCTGTTAAGGATACCATTGAAAGAGGTCTTGCTGATGCGGTAATTCTTTCAGGTTGGGCCACTGGTTTACCCCCCAATCTCGAAGATTTGGAACTGGCTCAACAGGCGGCTAACGGCACTCCTGTATTAATAGGTAGTGGTGCAGACATAGATAACATTAGTGAATTGATGGGGTCTGCCGATGGAGTGATTGTGGCAAGTTCAATCAAAAGAAAAGGTGATATAAATGAAACCATTGACCCTACTAGGGTATCTCAGTTTGTGGAGGCGGCAGGAGAAGTTGTAGAAAAAAAGCCCGAAAAAGTTAAGGAGATGAGGAGTTAA
- a CDS encoding TPR repeat domain protein, which yields MNQVFFTHKWFSFRPLKLLSLFFASYFTILVIGGWSIPVFSQNTSEIRAVWLTTSDTDTIFDRPKMKEAIANLASMNFNTIYPVVWNSGYALYPSPVAQRAGIQPFVHRGFQGQEPLAELVQEAHRHRLLVLPWFEFGFMAPPTSELALNHPHWLTQAQDGSQTTSSAAGEVVWLNPFHPEVQKLITDLVMEVMNRYDIDGIQFDDHLALPVALGYDTYTRNLYRQETNENPPTDFRDAAWVRWRADKITNFVEQLNRQIKARKPNAIFSVSPNPYSTAYNSFLQDWLDWVRKDLINELVVQVYRADSSAFLREITTPEIREARQKIPVGIGILTGLGNRIKPIEFIREKALAARRERLGIAFFFYGSMWNRTPELKAERKSHFRALFPRQSHRTATNINPLPRHGI from the coding sequence ATGAATCAAGTTTTTTTTACCCATAAATGGTTCTCTTTTCGTCCATTAAAACTATTATCTTTGTTTTTTGCCTCTTATTTCACAATTCTTGTGATCGGTGGTTGGAGTATTCCTGTATTTTCTCAAAATACATCGGAAATTAGGGCAGTATGGTTAACCACGAGCGATACGGATACGATATTTGATCGTCCAAAAATGAAAGAGGCGATCGCCAATTTAGCCTCCATGAATTTTAATACTATTTATCCTGTGGTGTGGAATTCAGGCTACGCTCTCTATCCTAGCCCTGTGGCACAAAGAGCAGGAATACAACCTTTTGTCCATAGGGGATTTCAAGGACAAGAGCCTTTAGCAGAATTAGTACAAGAAGCCCATCGTCATCGATTACTGGTGTTACCATGGTTTGAGTTTGGTTTTATGGCGCCTCCTACCTCGGAATTAGCCCTAAATCACCCCCATTGGCTAACTCAAGCCCAAGATGGTAGTCAAACCACTTCTAGTGCTGCGGGGGAGGTTGTGTGGCTCAATCCATTCCATCCAGAGGTACAAAAATTGATCACTGATTTGGTGATGGAGGTGATGAATCGTTATGATATTGATGGCATTCAATTTGATGACCATTTAGCTTTACCTGTTGCTCTGGGTTATGACACTTATACTCGTAATCTTTATCGCCAAGAAACCAACGAAAATCCCCCTACTGATTTTCGGGATGCGGCTTGGGTGCGCTGGCGGGCGGATAAAATAACCAATTTTGTAGAACAACTGAACCGGCAAATTAAGGCAAGAAAACCCAATGCCATTTTTTCTGTGTCTCCCAATCCTTACAGTACGGCGTATAATTCCTTTTTGCAAGATTGGTTAGACTGGGTAAGAAAAGACTTAATCAATGAGTTGGTGGTGCAAGTCTATCGGGCAGATTCTTCCGCTTTTCTTCGAGAAATTACCACCCCCGAAATTCGTGAAGCAAGACAAAAAATTCCTGTGGGAATTGGTATTTTAACGGGGTTAGGCAATCGTATTAAACCCATTGAATTTATCAGAGAAAAAGCCTTGGCAGCTAGACGGGAAAGGTTAGGAATTGCTTTCTTTTTCTACGGTAGTATGTGGAATAGAACTCCTGAACTAAAAGCCGAGAGAAAATCCCATTTCCGTGCGCTATTTCCCCGTCAATCCCATCGCACTGCTACTAATATAAATCCTTTGCCCCGTCACGGGATTTAA